The following nucleotide sequence is from Elusimicrobiota bacterium.
GGTCCTTGGGCTGGTTGGCGGGGTCGACGGGGATCGCGCCTTCCAGGCGCGCGCGGACGTAGCGCAGGTCGCGTTCGAGCTCCCGCTTTTTCTTCTTGCGCGTCTCGTCCGCCTGCGCGCCTTCGAAGCCCTTCAGATCGGCGAGGAGCTTCTCCTCCGCGTCCTGGAGCGTCTTGAGGCCGCGCGGCGTCACGTAATTGGGCTGGTCGGAGACCGGCTTCTCGGGCGGATCCTCGTCGGGGCCCTGGGCGTCCTCCTTGACGAACGCCCGGCTCATGCCCTTAGGCCGGGCCGCGAGCGGCCCGGCACAGATGCGGCGGAGGAAACGTCCATAGCATCTAGTGCTTGCCGGCGATCAGGGCGCAGGCTTCGTCGAGGGTCAGGGCCTGCTCCTCGCCCGTGGCGAGCGCCTTGACCTGCATCGCGCCGCGGCCGGCCTCGTCGGGGCCGATGACGATGGCGTAGCCCGCCTTCTTCTGGTCGGCGTACTTGAACTGGGCCTTGAGCTTGCCGGTGCCGGGATACACGTCGATCGCCAGGCCGCGGGCGCGCAGCGCCGCGCCGACCTCGAGCGAGCGGCCGCGCAGCTCGTCGGAGAACACGGTCACGACCGCGTCGGGCGCGGCGTGGTCGCCGGCCTTGCCCTTCTCCTCGAGGATCAGCATCAGGCGCTCGAAGCCGATCGAGCCGCCGCAGGCGGGCGTGGTCGGGCCGCCGAACTTGGCCGTGAGCTTGTCGTAGCGGCCGCCGCCGCCGAGCGAGCCGGACAGGGACGGGTGGCGGAACTCGAACACGGGCCCGGTGTAGTAGCCCATGCCGCGCATCAGGCTCGGGTCCACGAGGAGGGAGGAGTCGGGGACGAGGGCCGAGACGGCGGCCATGATCTTGTCGAGCGGGTCCGCCGCCGCGCCGTTCTCGGCCAGCAAGGTCTTCACCAGGGCGTCCGCCGTGGGTCGTCCGACGGAGGCGACGAGTTCCGCGATCACGGCGTCTCGCCCGATCTTGTCGAGCTTGTCCACCGCGACGCAGACTCCGCCGCGCTTGTCCTCGGGCACGCCGGCGGCGATCAGGGCCTGGTCGACGAGGCGGCGGTCGTTGAGGTGGACCTTCACGCCGTCGAGGCCGAACTCCTTGAAGACGGCGAGGATGGCGGTGATGACCTCGACCTCGGCGCCCCACGAGTCGGACCCGATGATGTCCACGTCGCACTGCGTGAACTCGCGGTAGCGGCCCTTCTGGGCGCGCTCGGCGCGCCACACCGGGCCTATCGTGAAGGCCTTGAACGGGTGGGAGAGCTGGGAGCCGTGCTTGGAGTACCAGCGCGCGAGCGGCAAGGTGAGGTCGAAGCGCAGGCCGAGGTCGGCGAGGTCGGCCTTCTCGGCGGCGGCGCGCTCGAGGGCCTCGCCGCGCTTCATGATCTTGAAGATGAGCTTCTCGTTCTCGCCGCCGCCCTGGCCGGTCAGGATGGAAAGGTCCTCGACGGCGGGGGTCGCCACCGGCTGGAAGCCGTAGGAGCGGTACACGCGGGCGATCGTCTCGACGGCCCGGGTGCGCGCCGCCACCTGGTCGGGCAGGAAATCGCGGAAGCCCGACGGCGGCGTGGTGGGGATGGTCATGGCGGATAGGTTAGCAAAATCGCTAAACTCGCTTCATGAGCGCCGAGCGAGGCGGTTTGACCGTCGTCCACGGCCCGTTCGAGGCGCTCGAGGACGCGTTCGCCGGGCGCGTGCGCTCCCTGCTCCCGAAGGCCGGGGGCAAGCCCCTGCTCGTCGTCGCGCCCTCGCGCGTGATGACCGACCGCCTCGAGCGTCTGCTCGCCGTCGAGAAAGGCCTGCCCCTGCTCGGCGTCCACTTCCACACCTTCCACTCCTTGGCCGCGGCGGTCGTCGAGGAGGGCGGCTTCCCGGACGCGGCGCTGGTGTCGGACCCCGTGTTCCACGACGCGGTCGTCGACCGCGTCCTCGACAAGGCGCCCTCCCTGGGCATCGCCAAGGAGCTGAGGCCCAAGGCGCTCGCCTCCGCCGTGCGCTCGAGCCTGCGCGATTTGATCGATTCCGGGGTCGATCCCAAGCAGATCGCCGAACATTTCGGCTCGACGCTTCTTAAAGATGAGGAGGAAGCGGGAAGGTTGAATGCCTTGCTCGCGCTTCTCGCTCTGTACGAAAAGGAGCTCGCCCGTCTAGGCGTGCAGCCGCCCTCCGCGCTCGTCAAGCAGGCGGCGGCGTATGCTCCAGATTCTGAATGGTTGTCGGGATTCTCCGAGATCCTTTATTACGGGTTCTACGACCTCACCGGACTCCAGCTCGACTTCTTCGAGTCCGTCACCAACACGAGACCCTCTCAATTGTATTTTCCGTTCCGGCAAGGTCACCCCGCCTTTCGTTTTTCCGAAGAACTGTTCGAGCAAAAATTCGCCGGTCATGCTAACCTCGCGGTGAATGACGCCGGCAACGAGACGGCTCTCGGTCGAGCACTTGATTCGTTGTTTAATCCGTCCAAGCCGCCCGTTGCCGTTGATCATGGCCGAATCGTCGTAGTCTCCGCCTCCGGCGCCCGCGACGAGTCCTGGGCCGCCGCCAAAGAGGTCCTCCGCCTTCTCGGCGAGGGAATCCCTCCCCACGAGATCGCCGTCATCGCCCGTTCCCTCGAGCCCTACCGCCCCGCCCTCGCCGAGGTGTTCGCCGCCGAGGGCCTTCCCCTCGACCTCTCCTGCGGCGAGCCCGTCCTGCGTCACCCGGCCGCGAAAGCCGCCCTCGACCTCCTGACTTTGCGCGCGCGCGACTTCCCGGCGCGCACCGTCTCGGACCTCGCGGGCTCGCCGTACTTCATCGCGGCCGACCCCGCGCGGGCCTCGCGCTGGCGGCGGCTCGTCGAGGCCCTCGGCATCCGCTCCGGCTGGCTGCAGTGGCGGGGCAAGCTCGAGCCCCGCGTCGGCGCCCCCGTGGAGCTGCGCCCTCATCGCGTGCGCGAGGGCCTTCCCGGCGAGCAGATCCCCGCCGCCGACGCGAAGGCCCTGTGGGACTTCGTCGCCGGCCTACGCGAGACGCTCGGCACGCCTCCGGCGTCCTGGTCCGCCCGCGCCGCCGAGGCCCGCGCCCTCCTCTCGGCCCATCTGCGCCTGCCCTCCGACGCGACTCCCGCGGAGCGCGACGCCTGGGACGCCGTGCAGGGCGCCCTCGAGGAACTGTCCGGCTTCGACCGCCTGCGTGAGGAATGCTCGTGGGAGGGCTTCCTCGACGCGTTAGAGCGGAAGCTGTCCCGGGCGACGCGCGACGCCGGCGACGGCCGCCTGGGCACGCGCGCGCTCGACGCGATGGACGCGCGCGGACAGCGCTTCCGCGCCGTGGTCCTCATCGGGCTGAAGGAGAAGCTGTTCCCGCGCCAGGTGCTCGAGGACCCGCTCCTGCGCGACGGGGCGCGCGCGGCCCTGCGCCATCCCGCCGGCTACTGGATCGGGCGCAAGGCCGCGGGCCACGAGGAGGAGCGCCTGCTGTTCTACCTCGCGGCGGCGTCGGCCAAGGAGCGC
It contains:
- the hisS gene encoding histidine--tRNA ligase; this encodes MTIPTTPPSGFRDFLPDQVAARTRAVETIARVYRSYGFQPVATPAVEDLSILTGQGGGENEKLIFKIMKRGEALERAAAEKADLADLGLRFDLTLPLARWYSKHGSQLSHPFKAFTIGPVWRAERAQKGRYREFTQCDVDIIGSDSWGAEVEVITAILAVFKEFGLDGVKVHLNDRRLVDQALIAAGVPEDKRGGVCVAVDKLDKIGRDAVIAELVASVGRPTADALVKTLLAENGAAADPLDKIMAAVSALVPDSSLLVDPSLMRGMGYYTGPVFEFRHPSLSGSLGGGGRYDKLTAKFGGPTTPACGGSIGFERLMLILEEKGKAGDHAAPDAVVTVFSDELRGRSLEVGAALRARGLAIDVYPGTGKLKAQFKYADQKKAGYAIVIGPDEAGRGAMQVKALATGEEQALTLDEACALIAGKH
- a CDS encoding PD-(D/E)XK nuclease family protein; its protein translation is MSAERGGLTVVHGPFEALEDAFAGRVRSLLPKAGGKPLLVVAPSRVMTDRLERLLAVEKGLPLLGVHFHTFHSLAAAVVEEGGFPDAALVSDPVFHDAVVDRVLDKAPSLGIAKELRPKALASAVRSSLRDLIDSGVDPKQIAEHFGSTLLKDEEEAGRLNALLALLALYEKELARLGVQPPSALVKQAAAYAPDSEWLSGFSEILYYGFYDLTGLQLDFFESVTNTRPSQLYFPFRQGHPAFRFSEELFEQKFAGHANLAVNDAGNETALGRALDSLFNPSKPPVAVDHGRIVVVSASGARDESWAAAKEVLRLLGEGIPPHEIAVIARSLEPYRPALAEVFAAEGLPLDLSCGEPVLRHPAAKAALDLLTLRARDFPARTVSDLAGSPYFIAADPARASRWRRLVEALGIRSGWLQWRGKLEPRVGAPVELRPHRVREGLPGEQIPAADAKALWDFVAGLRETLGTPPASWSARAAEARALLSAHLRLPSDATPAERDAWDAVQGALEELSGFDRLREECSWEGFLDALERKLSRATRDAGDGRLGTRALDAMDARGQRFRAVVLIGLKEKLFPRQVLEDPLLRDGARAALRHPAGYWIGRKAAGHEEERLLFYLAAASAKERLVLVYPRSDEAGKASVPSTYLRELCRAAGLPAPGEGDARRVPRQPAERLRSAPADLLTPREAALLAVLEGGAPDPALGAAALTESLGRVAALNDRGAPGTHDGLTRPIAAEPAKLKASGLSPTALDLYATCPFRFFAARVLGLGDREEGSDRGELTPQARGLVYHAVLERFYSSLTEEVWAGKKDWGPAFDAAAAAVFGENDWRALGIYPLLWESARLDMSARLRSFIAWDLERLRATKIRPRLFETSLKGGPPEGAPGGVPWKGVADRIDAGEDGTFRVVDYKTRSSARWRNLAKQAAAGDLHQLPFYAELAGAAAGEGLSFGGAELLFLEVEEGEERSAALTAEDWGLARGPFLKILAERVEAIASGRFPIRPEDGERGHCSWCEFPTVCRKAHAPSRARGLRAPVPGA
- a CDS encoding GreA/GreB family elongation factor codes for the protein MSRAFVKEDAQGPDEDPPEKPVSDQPNYVTPRGLKTLQDAEEKLLADLKGFEGAQADETRKKKKRELERDLRYVRARLEGAIPVDPANQPKDQIRFGASVVLRRADGSEKRVRVVGEDESAEGGETLSWAAPFAQVLYGLKAGQTLDWGTDAGAETWTVVSIDYAL